AAAGCATTTACCGGAACGAGGGCGAATAGGTATTTTTAACCGTTCCTATTATGAAGAAGTTTTGGTGGTACGGGTTCACGAGCAATTATTACAATCTCAAAAACTAGCCGAAAAATTAATTACAAAAAACATCTGGCAAGAACGGTTTGAAGACATTCGAAATTTTGAAAAATACTTGCATCGCAATGGAACGGTTGTAATTAAGTTTTTCCTGAACGTATCGAAAGAAGAGCAAAAAAAGCGATTTATAGAACGAATTGAAGATGCTGATAAAAACTGGAAATTCAGCACTACCGATATAAAAGAGCGAGGTCACTGGGAAGAATACATGAACGCTTATGAAGACTTAATTCAAAATACAGCAACCAAAGATTCCCCTTGGTATGTTGTTCCAGCCGATAACAAATCGTATGCCCGAATTGTAATTGCTTCGGCTATAATTAATGCGTTGGACGACATGGATTTAGAATATCCAAAAGTAAGTGACGAAAAAATAGCAGAATTAAACGAGGTAAAAAAAGCGCTTCTCAATGAAAAATAATCATAATTTATTCTGATTTAAAAAGAATATTTCAACAGATACTGATTTCACACCCTAAATATTACATTTTTTGCATTCATTAATTTATATTTGCTTAAAGAATATAGCACACTTAACATGGAAGAATGTATCTCAGTTTTTGATATGCTTAAAATTGGTGTAGGACCATCGAGTTCACATACACTTGGGCCTTGGCGTGCAGCCGAACGTTTTCTTTCGGAACTGCGAGCGGAAAAAATAGTACCAAAAGTCACCCGAATACAAGTCGATTTATACGGTTCACTTTCTTTAACAGGAAAAGGACATGCCACAGATTTAGCCATTATGCTCGGTTTAAGCGGACAAGATCCAGAATATATTCCGGTTCAAAATATTGCCGGAATTGTAGAAACTATAAAAAGTAAAAAAGAAATTATTCTTGGTAACGAAATCAATATCCCTTTTGATTTTCTAAATGACATTATTTTCAATAAAAACTTTCTTCCTTTTCATGCCAATGGATTGACTTTTATCGCTTTTTTAGAGAATTCGAAAGAATATGTTGCTACCTTCTACTCCATAGGCGGCGGATTTGTTGTTAAAGAAGAACGCATCAATGCCAAAAAGAAAATTGCCATAAAATGTGCCTTTCCTTATCCTATAAATAACGCTGCAGAATTATTAAATTACGCTGTTCGTGAAAATAAAAAAATATCTGAAATCGTTTTTGAAAACGAAAAATCAATGCGTTCCGAAACAGAAATTCATCACGAGTTAATGCGAATTTGGAATACCATGCTCGAAAGCATGTACATTGGTTGTCATTCCGAAGGCATACTTCCCGGCGGATTAAATGTACGCAGAAGAGCCTTTGATATGCATCAAAATCTAATTGGTTTAGCCCATTATGACAGTCCGAAAACCTGGCTGGAAGAAATCAGAAAAACGGAAGTTAAATTTCGTCAAATCCTAAAATGGGTTTCTTGTTTTGCCCTTGCGGTAAATGAGGTAAATGCAGCATTAGGCAGAGTTGTTACCGCCCCAACTAACGGTAGTGCCGGTGTAATTCCCGCTGTTTTAATGTATTATGCTGTAATTGAAAATCACGAAGCCGGACAAAAAGAAATCAAACAATTCCTCATGGTTGCCAGCGAAATTGGCAGTGTTTTCAAAAAAGGATCTACTATTTCTGCAGCAATGGGAGGTTGTCAAGCCGAAATTGGCGTTTCGTCTGCAATGGCTGCTGCTGCCTTGTGTGAATTGATGGGAGGTACTCCTGCCCAAGTTTTAATGGCTGCCGAAATTGCTATGGAACATCATTTAGGTTTAACTTGTGATCCTATTGGCGGTTTAGTCCAAATTCCGTGTATCGAAAGAAACACAATGGGCGCTATAAAAGCCATTAATGCCGCCGAATTAGCCTTAGAAACCAATCCAAAAAACGCAAAAGTTCCTTTAGACAAAGTCGTAGATACGATGTGGCAAACGGCAAAAGACATGAATAATAAATACAAAGAAACCTCCGAAGGTGGACTGGCAATTGCCGTAAATATGGCCGATTGTTAGTCTTTAATTGAATATAAAATAGAGTCCGCTTAACAAATGTCATAGTAAAAAACTCAAAAAATGAAATTCAGAACCGAAAAAGATACGATGGGTGAAGTGTTAGTTCCTGCAGATAAATATTGGGGCGCACAAACAGAACGTTCGAGAAACAATTTCAAAATTGGTCCTACGGCTTCCATGCCATTGGCAATTATCAGAGGTTTTGCTTATTTAAAAAAAGCGGCTGCCTACGCCAATTGTGATTTAGGTGTTCTATCAATCGAAAAAAGAGATGCTATTGCGCAAGTTTGCGAAGAAATACTCGAAGGGACTTTAGACGATCAATTTCCACTTGTGATTTGGCAAACGGGTTCGGGAACACAAAGCAATATGAATGTCAATGAAGTCATTGCCAATCGGGCACAGGTTTTAAAAGGACTTACTATTGGCGAAAGCGAGCCTTTTATAAAGGCGAATGATGATGTAAATAAATCGCAATCGTCAAATGATACTTTTCCAACAGCGATGCATATTGCAGGGTATAAAATAGTTGCAGAAAGCACTATTCCAGCTGTAGAAAAACTAAGAGACACTCTATTAGAAAAAGCAACCGCGTTTAAAAGTGTGGTAAAAATTGGTCGCACACATCTCATGGATGCTACTCCCCTTACATTAGGGCAAGAAATATCAGGTTATGCGGCACAATTAACTTTTGGCTTAAAAGCCGTCAAAAACACCTTAGCCCATTTATCCGAAATCGCATTAGGCGGAACTGCTGTAGGCACAGGATTGAATACGCCGGAAGGATATGATGTTAAAGTAGCCCAATATATTGCTGAATTTACTGGACATCCTTTTATAACTGCCGAGAATAAATTTGAAGCATTGGCAGCACACGATGCTATTGTTGAAACACATGGTGCGCTAAAACAATTGGCCGTTTCTTTAAATAAAATTGCAAATGACATTCGGATGCTGGCTTCTGGTCCGCGTTCCGGTATTGGAGAAATCCTGATTCCTGAAAATGAACCCGGCTCTTCGATTATGCCCGGAAAAGTAAATCCTACACAATGTGAAGCACTGACAATGGTTTGTGCGCAAGTAATAGGAAACGATGTGGCAATTGCTGTTGGCGGAATGCAAGGACATTATGAATTGAATGTTTTTAAACCCTTAATGGCGGTAAACTTTCTACAATCGGCGCAATTATTAGGAGATGCCTGTATATCTTTTAACGAACATTGTGTACAAGGAATTGAGCCAAACTATACCCGAATTGAAGAACTGGTTAACAATTCACTGATGCTTGTAACTGCTTTGAATACAAAAATTGGCTATTACAAATCTGCAGAAATTGCTCAGACTGCCCATAAAAACGGAACAACATTAAGAGAAGAAGCGATCCGTTTAGGCTATGTAACTCCCGAAGATTTTGATTCTTGGGTTAAACCAGAAGACATGGTGTAGTTAATTAAAAAACTCATTATAAACATTTTAAGATAAAAAAAAAAAAAAAACTGCAATATGATATTGCAGTTTTTTTTTAAAACAATCATTGACCTATTTCATGTCATCAATAACTTCTTTCATTAATTGTATGCTTTTCAATTTTTCCTGATGATCAAAAATAGGACTCGTAATCATCAACTCATCTATACGGGTATACTTTATAAACTGTTTCAACTCCGTTTCTAATTTCTTTTTACTGCCAACAAACGAACAGGAAGTCATTTGGTTAACATGAAAATGTTCTTCTTCACTCATCAATCCGTCCAAAGAATCTAAAGGCGGTTGCAGTGGTTTTCTGTCATTGCGAATTAAATTCAAAAACATTTGTGTCAAACTGGTGGATAATCTTTCCGCTTGTGCATCAGTATCTGCAGCAATTGCATTTACACACGCCATTATTTTAGGTTGATCTAAAAATTCGGACGGTTGAAAATTATTTCGATAAAATTCAAAAGCTTGTACCATTTGTTTTGGTGCAAAATGTCCCGCAAAAGCATACGGCAATCCTTTGGCTGCAGCCAAGGCTGCACTATCCATACTGGAGCCTAAAATCCAAATGGGAACTTTTATCCCCTCTGCAGGAAAAGCCCGTACTTTTGCACCAGCATTCTCCACCGAAAAAAATTCCTGAAGTGCTGCTACATTTTGTGGAAATCGTTGGGATTGCTCAAAAAAATCTTTTCTGATGGCTTGTGCTGTTAAACCATCTGTTCCCGGAGCCCTTCCTAAACCTAAATCAATCCGATTGGGATATAATGTTTCTAAAGTTCCAAACTGCTCCGCAATAATTAGCGGTGCATGATTGGGTAACATTATT
This region of Flavobacterium lacustre genomic DNA includes:
- a CDS encoding L-serine ammonia-lyase, whose amino-acid sequence is MEECISVFDMLKIGVGPSSSHTLGPWRAAERFLSELRAEKIVPKVTRIQVDLYGSLSLTGKGHATDLAIMLGLSGQDPEYIPVQNIAGIVETIKSKKEIILGNEINIPFDFLNDIIFNKNFLPFHANGLTFIAFLENSKEYVATFYSIGGGFVVKEERINAKKKIAIKCAFPYPINNAAELLNYAVRENKKISEIVFENEKSMRSETEIHHELMRIWNTMLESMYIGCHSEGILPGGLNVRRRAFDMHQNLIGLAHYDSPKTWLEEIRKTEVKFRQILKWVSCFALAVNEVNAALGRVVTAPTNGSAGVIPAVLMYYAVIENHEAGQKEIKQFLMVASEIGSVFKKGSTISAAMGGCQAEIGVSSAMAAAALCELMGGTPAQVLMAAEIAMEHHLGLTCDPIGGLVQIPCIERNTMGAIKAINAAELALETNPKNAKVPLDKVVDTMWQTAKDMNNKYKETSEGGLAIAVNMADC
- a CDS encoding LLM class flavin-dependent oxidoreductase, which encodes MTPNIPISILELAIITQDSDASGTLQKTTAIAQLADSLGYNRFWLAEHHNMPHVASSATVVLIGYIASKTEHIRVGSGGIMLPNHAPLIIAEQFGTLETLYPNRIDLGLGRAPGTDGLTAQAIRKDFFEQSQRFPQNVAALQEFFSVENAGAKVRAFPAEGIKVPIWILGSSMDSAALAAAKGLPYAFAGHFAPKQMVQAFEFYRNNFQPSEFLDQPKIMACVNAIAADTDAQAERLSTSLTQMFLNLIRNDRKPLQPPLDSLDGLMSEEEHFHVNQMTSCSFVGSKKKLETELKQFIKYTRIDELMITSPIFDHQEKLKSIQLMKEVIDDMK
- the fumC gene encoding class II fumarate hydratase, with protein sequence MKFRTEKDTMGEVLVPADKYWGAQTERSRNNFKIGPTASMPLAIIRGFAYLKKAAAYANCDLGVLSIEKRDAIAQVCEEILEGTLDDQFPLVIWQTGSGTQSNMNVNEVIANRAQVLKGLTIGESEPFIKANDDVNKSQSSNDTFPTAMHIAGYKIVAESTIPAVEKLRDTLLEKATAFKSVVKIGRTHLMDATPLTLGQEISGYAAQLTFGLKAVKNTLAHLSEIALGGTAVGTGLNTPEGYDVKVAQYIAEFTGHPFITAENKFEALAAHDAIVETHGALKQLAVSLNKIANDIRMLASGPRSGIGEILIPENEPGSSIMPGKVNPTQCEALTMVCAQVIGNDVAIAVGGMQGHYELNVFKPLMAVNFLQSAQLLGDACISFNEHCVQGIEPNYTRIEELVNNSLMLVTALNTKIGYYKSAEIAQTAHKNGTTLREEAIRLGYVTPEDFDSWVKPEDMV
- a CDS encoding polyphosphate kinase 2 family protein produces the protein MKKSKSPDNTNPKIIKSTSNLKNFKNLSRKERMERTKKFSEQYRITEGNSFELKKYNTDISFDTDAEDKSLVAETLQLGVEALATMQDILYAQDKWSVLLIFQAMDAAGKDGAIKHVMSGVNPQGCQVSSFKAPSSEELDHDFLWRCQKHLPERGRIGIFNRSYYEEVLVVRVHEQLLQSQKLAEKLITKNIWQERFEDIRNFEKYLHRNGTVVIKFFLNVSKEEQKKRFIERIEDADKNWKFSTTDIKERGHWEEYMNAYEDLIQNTATKDSPWYVVPADNKSYARIVIASAIINALDDMDLEYPKVSDEKIAELNEVKKALLNEK